The following are encoded together in the Bacillus sp. V2I10 genome:
- the namA gene encoding NADPH dehydrogenase NamA, protein MKNHLFTPYTVKNVTLKNRIVMSPMCMYSSHREGGMVEDFHMTHYISRAVGGAGLIMVEATSVTPQGRISPQDLGIWNEEHVDGLAKLVDSMKQYGAKTAIQLAHAGRKAVLEGEIISPSALAFNEKMKTPAAMTKEQISETIQAFKDGANRAKKAGFDIIEIHGAHGYLINQFLSPLSNKRTDEYGGSKENRYRFLHEVIEAVKDEWDGPLFVRVSATDYHPEGLDVEDYVEFSTWMKEQGVDLIDVSSGALVPADIKVFPGYQVKFAERIREGAGIDTGAVGLITSGIQADEILGNERADLIFLARALLRDPYWPRTAALELGAEIEAPKQYARGW, encoded by the coding sequence ATGAAAAATCATTTATTCACACCATATACCGTAAAAAATGTCACACTGAAAAATCGCATAGTGATGTCTCCAATGTGTATGTATTCTTCCCATCGCGAAGGCGGCATGGTCGAAGATTTTCACATGACACACTATATCAGCCGGGCAGTCGGCGGTGCTGGACTGATCATGGTAGAAGCAACATCTGTCACTCCTCAAGGAAGAATCTCCCCTCAGGATTTAGGGATTTGGAACGAAGAACATGTAGATGGACTTGCAAAGCTTGTAGACAGCATGAAGCAATATGGGGCGAAAACAGCCATCCAGCTTGCACATGCGGGACGAAAGGCTGTTTTAGAAGGAGAAATCATTTCGCCTTCAGCACTTGCTTTTAATGAAAAAATGAAAACTCCCGCTGCAATGACGAAGGAACAGATCTCTGAAACCATTCAAGCATTTAAGGACGGGGCGAACCGCGCTAAAAAAGCGGGATTCGATATCATTGAAATTCACGGGGCGCATGGTTATCTAATCAATCAATTCCTGTCCCCTCTGTCAAATAAACGGACAGATGAATATGGCGGAAGCAAAGAAAACCGCTACCGTTTCCTGCATGAAGTGATAGAAGCAGTAAAAGATGAATGGGATGGTCCATTGTTTGTCAGGGTATCCGCAACAGACTATCATCCTGAAGGATTAGACGTAGAAGATTATGTGGAATTCAGCACCTGGATGAAGGAACAGGGCGTTGATTTAATTGATGTCAGCTCAGGGGCGTTAGTGCCTGCTGATATAAAAGTTTTCCCTGGATATCAAGTGAAATTTGCCGAGCGCATCCGGGAAGGAGCAGGCATTGACACTGGTGCGGTCGGACTCATCACATCAGGAATCCAGGCAGATGAGATTCTCGGAAACGAACGTGCGGATTTGATTTTCCTTGCACGCGCACTTCTGCGCGATCCATATTGGCCTCGGACAGCAGCACTTGAGCTTGGAGCGGAAATTGAAGCTCCGAAGCAATATGCACGAGGATGGTAA
- a CDS encoding M20/M25/M40 family metallo-hydrolase — MNSKWQSKQQLTELLTGLVNLASITGSKDEIALAQHLYYVLNDFPYFKENPDFLQLHPLADGRYFLTALVKSKKQTDETVLLLSHFDVVDVKDYGHLQHLAFHPHELTKELLNSADLLPPHVKEDIETGDWLFGRGTMDMKAGLTVQLGMLERAMEGEFEGNLLLLTVPDEEVNSAGMLGAVPVLKDLKNQFNLSYRACVNSEPMFSRYPNDKNYYVYSGSIGKVLAGFYCSGVETHVGEPFSGLNANLMVSELNRLLELNERYSEIVDDEVTPPPMNLMQKDLKEEYSVQIPHEAVALFNILTMKRSMLELHDMLLKTAEEAANNIERFYDEKASRYSQSVTYTPASYQVTVMSYDDLLEYAVKKVGEAEVNRHIHYLKANRGALDDRHFTNKIVSGLSGLCKELAPLIVVFYSPPFYPSVSSKEDDFIQGILSEVQSYAKDQFHISLKNQQYFAGLSDLSFLQIRESEESIRELTANMPIYGDHYQLPLEEIKALNIPVLNVGPFGKDPHKWTERLHLPYSFETCPKLLSFTLKRIFEKK, encoded by the coding sequence ATGAATTCAAAATGGCAATCAAAACAGCAGTTGACGGAACTTTTAACAGGCCTAGTGAACCTTGCAAGCATTACAGGATCAAAAGATGAGATTGCACTTGCCCAGCATCTTTATTATGTACTGAATGATTTTCCTTATTTTAAAGAAAATCCTGATTTTCTTCAGCTGCATCCGCTTGCTGATGGACGGTATTTTCTGACTGCGCTTGTAAAAAGCAAGAAGCAGACAGACGAAACCGTTCTTTTATTGAGTCATTTTGATGTTGTTGATGTGAAAGATTATGGTCACCTGCAGCATTTAGCGTTCCATCCTCACGAATTAACGAAGGAGCTGCTGAATTCAGCGGATCTGCTGCCTCCTCATGTAAAAGAAGATATTGAAACAGGCGACTGGCTGTTTGGCCGGGGCACAATGGATATGAAAGCGGGTCTGACCGTACAGCTTGGAATGCTTGAACGAGCAATGGAAGGGGAGTTTGAAGGGAATCTTCTTTTGCTGACCGTCCCTGATGAAGAAGTGAATTCTGCCGGTATGCTTGGCGCGGTACCTGTTTTGAAAGATCTGAAAAACCAGTTTAACCTTTCATACCGGGCATGCGTAAATTCAGAACCAATGTTCTCGAGATATCCAAACGATAAGAATTATTATGTATACAGCGGTTCAATCGGCAAAGTGCTTGCGGGATTTTACTGCAGCGGAGTTGAAACCCATGTTGGGGAGCCTTTTTCAGGATTAAACGCAAACCTGATGGTATCAGAGCTTAACAGGCTGCTTGAACTGAACGAACGTTACAGCGAAATAGTGGATGACGAAGTCACGCCTCCGCCGATGAATCTGATGCAAAAGGATTTAAAGGAAGAGTATTCGGTGCAAATTCCGCATGAAGCCGTTGCGCTTTTTAATATTTTAACAATGAAACGCAGCATGCTTGAGCTGCATGATATGCTTTTGAAAACAGCAGAGGAAGCGGCAAACAATATTGAGCGCTTCTATGACGAGAAAGCAAGCCGCTACAGCCAGTCTGTCACATATACACCAGCGTCCTATCAAGTCACCGTCATGTCCTATGATGACTTGCTAGAATACGCCGTGAAGAAAGTCGGAGAGGCTGAAGTGAACCGGCATATTCATTATTTAAAAGCCAATCGCGGAGCTCTGGATGACCGCCATTTCACAAATAAAATTGTCTCTGGTTTATCTGGCTTGTGCAAGGAGCTTGCGCCTTTGATTGTTGTTTTTTACAGTCCGCCGTTTTATCCATCGGTTTCTTCAAAAGAGGATGATTTTATACAAGGAATTCTTTCAGAGGTTCAAAGCTATGCGAAGGATCAGTTTCATATTTCACTCAAGAATCAGCAATATTTTGCCGGACTTTCAGATTTAAGCTTCCTGCAGATTAGAGAAAGCGAAGAATCCATCCGTGAGCTGACTGCCAACATGCCGATTTACGGGGACCATTATCAGCTTCCTCTTGAGGAAATCAAAGCCCTGAACATCCCTGTTTTAAATGTCGGGCCATTCGGCAAGGATCCTCACAAATGGACGGAGCGTCTGCATCTCCCTTATTCTTTTGAAACGTGTCCAAAGCTGCTTTCTTTTACACTGAAGAGGATTTTTGAGAAGAAATAG
- a CDS encoding NUDIX domain-containing protein, translating into MFVVNVEGAVFKDDSWLIIKRSMTEEHAAGQLSLAGGKVEQEGPSSNILERTLKREIEEETGIEISDDMCYVHSTSFISDDGTQVVDVVFLCEYKRGTPYAKCEEEVPSAAWMTFEEIMADEDSPPWLKNSIQLSNSLKLKKETGQILP; encoded by the coding sequence ATGTTTGTTGTGAATGTTGAAGGAGCTGTTTTTAAAGATGACAGCTGGCTGATTATTAAAAGAAGCATGACGGAAGAACATGCAGCAGGCCAGCTTTCCCTCGCAGGCGGAAAAGTGGAACAGGAAGGGCCTTCCTCAAATATTTTAGAACGGACGCTGAAACGCGAAATTGAGGAAGAAACCGGAATTGAAATAAGTGATGACATGTGTTATGTGCACAGCACCTCTTTCATATCTGATGATGGAACCCAAGTGGTTGATGTTGTTTTTTTGTGTGAATATAAGAGAGGCACACCTTATGCAAAATGCGAAGAAGAGGTACCATCTGCTGCCTGGATGACATTTGAAGAGATCATGGCGGATGAAGATTCTCCGCCTTGGCTTAAAAACAGCATTCAGCTCTCTAACTCTTTGAAACTGAAAAAAGAGACTGGCCAGATCCTTCCATAG
- a CDS encoding B12-binding domain-containing protein: MELFEEIFTPAMQYAGELWENNEITVADEYLASAVCDFILSTLYPRMQISASAGRKKAMLLCVEGKQHDLGLKMVNSLFDEKGYETHYLGPNLPLEYAIQKAELWRPEIICLSTFHCVSFAE, encoded by the coding sequence ATGGAACTGTTTGAAGAAATCTTTACGCCTGCAATGCAATATGCAGGCGAGTTATGGGAAAACAATGAGATTACCGTAGCGGATGAGTATTTGGCAAGCGCAGTTTGTGATTTTATTTTATCGACACTTTATCCGCGAATGCAAATTTCAGCATCAGCCGGCAGAAAAAAAGCGATGCTTCTGTGTGTTGAAGGTAAGCAGCATGATTTAGGCCTGAAAATGGTCAATAGCCTATTTGATGAAAAAGGGTACGAAACACATTATTTAGGCCCTAACCTGCCGCTTGAATATGCCATTCAGAAAGCAGAACTCTGGAGACCTGAAATAATATGCCTCTCCACTTTCCATTGTGTATCATTTGCCGAATAG
- the proC gene encoding pyrroline-5-carboxylate reductase, giving the protein MKHIAFVGAGSMAEAIINGLISGGVCLPEHIKVTNRSSRERLNFLNQAYGVSVTKNKQETVEGASIIILAMKPKDVKAGIESIRDYVDSSQVIISVLAGISSETIRELFGKELSIIRAMPNTSAAIQRSATALACNSAVTADQLKQATGLFEAIGTVTRVLEHQLDAVTGLSGSGPAYVYYIAEALEKAAAETGLEKETAKALIAQTLLGAAEMLLTSQKEPALLRKEVTSPGGTTEAGIEKLEEYQVSEAIAACINRATERSQELREIFAKNALKEHILSDLVQE; this is encoded by the coding sequence ATGAAACACATCGCATTTGTAGGTGCAGGATCAATGGCAGAGGCCATCATTAACGGATTAATCAGCGGCGGTGTCTGCCTCCCTGAACATATAAAAGTCACAAATCGCTCAAGCAGAGAAAGGCTGAACTTTCTCAATCAAGCTTACGGAGTTTCGGTTACAAAAAACAAACAGGAAACAGTTGAAGGTGCTTCCATTATTATCCTTGCAATGAAACCAAAAGATGTTAAAGCAGGTATCGAAAGCATCCGGGATTATGTGGACAGCAGTCAGGTCATTATTTCCGTTCTCGCCGGCATCTCGAGTGAAACCATCAGGGAGCTTTTCGGAAAAGAGCTGTCCATTATCCGGGCGATGCCAAATACATCGGCTGCGATTCAGAGATCGGCAACAGCACTTGCATGCAATTCAGCGGTAACAGCGGATCAGCTGAAGCAGGCAACCGGACTTTTTGAAGCAATCGGGACTGTTACCCGTGTTTTAGAACACCAGCTGGATGCAGTAACAGGCCTTTCCGGAAGCGGCCCTGCTTACGTTTATTACATCGCAGAAGCGCTTGAAAAAGCAGCTGCAGAAACCGGCCTTGAAAAAGAGACAGCGAAAGCATTGATTGCGCAGACTCTGCTCGGGGCAGCAGAAATGCTCCTTACTTCACAAAAAGAGCCTGCGCTTCTCCGAAAAGAAGTAACAAGTCCTGGGGGCACGACTGAAGCCGGCATAGAAAAACTGGAGGAATATCAAGTCAGCGAAGCAATTGCTGCCTGTATTAACAGAGCGACTGAGCGATCGCAAGAGCTCAGAGAGATATTTGCAAAAAATGCATTAAAAGAGCATATTTTAAGTGATTTGGTGCAGGAATAA
- a CDS encoding MBL fold metallo-hydrolase, protein MKTKSDRIIKITLPTPFPVGDVNIYLVKGDRLTLIDAGPKTPEALSALNTQMEQAGYRIEDIEQVILTHHHPDHVGLLDYLPQSVDVTGHPYNAPWIIQDESFMTAQKEFFMKLFTEFGIDEQLLPYLAQFDSSLKYACKRNLTSSLREGDSVPGMDGWHVIETPGHAQTHIALYRAEDGLMFGGDHLLQHISANPLLEPPMDGGERPRPQIQFNESFKSLLKIPISNVFSGHGETVLQPHELIRYRLKKQAERAFEVRSSIKEKPMTAFEACQRLFPHLYKRQLMLTMSETVGQLDYLEALGEIKGHMEGAKKIYSCWGVQNE, encoded by the coding sequence ATGAAAACGAAATCAGATAGGATCATCAAAATAACCTTGCCGACTCCTTTTCCAGTAGGAGATGTGAATATATACCTTGTTAAAGGAGATAGGCTGACACTGATTGATGCCGGACCTAAAACACCCGAAGCCCTCTCTGCCCTGAATACTCAAATGGAGCAGGCCGGATACAGGATTGAAGACATTGAACAGGTCATTCTGACGCATCATCATCCAGATCATGTCGGGCTGCTTGATTACCTGCCTCAATCGGTGGATGTGACCGGACACCCATATAATGCGCCTTGGATCATACAGGATGAGTCATTTATGACTGCTCAAAAAGAATTCTTTATGAAACTGTTCACGGAATTTGGCATTGATGAGCAGCTGCTTCCTTATTTGGCTCAGTTTGATTCGTCGTTGAAATATGCATGCAAGCGGAACTTAACATCATCTCTAAGGGAAGGAGACTCTGTTCCAGGCATGGACGGCTGGCATGTGATTGAAACCCCGGGGCATGCCCAAACGCATATCGCCCTTTATCGCGCGGAGGATGGCCTGATGTTTGGCGGCGATCATCTTCTTCAGCATATTTCGGCAAATCCGCTGCTTGAGCCTCCAATGGATGGGGGAGAGCGGCCAAGACCTCAGATTCAATTTAATGAATCATTTAAATCCCTGCTGAAAATTCCAATTTCAAACGTATTTTCAGGGCATGGGGAAACGGTGCTGCAGCCGCATGAACTCATTCGCTATCGCTTGAAAAAACAGGCGGAACGTGCATTTGAAGTGCGCAGCTCTATAAAAGAAAAACCGATGACAGCATTTGAAGCTTGTCAGAGGCTCTTTCCGCATCTTTATAAAAGACAATTGATGCTTACAATGTCGGAAACGGTCGGGCAGCTGGATTATTTAGAGGCATTGGGAGAAATTAAAGGGCATATGGAGGGAGCAAAGAAAATTTATTCTTGCTGGGGTGTACAAAATGAATGA
- a CDS encoding SDR family oxidoreductase, producing the protein MNEKLKNRYVVVTGASGGIGEKMAVLVAKSGGHPILLARRSDRLAAAAEHITKNYHVSCLYYQLDVSDLNAVQQTFDRMMSDIPQIDILVNNAGFGIFNTVLDATLEEMKSMFEVNVFGLIACTKMVLPSMKKRNDGHIINIASQAGKLATPKSSLYAASKHAVLGFTNSLRMELLETNIHVTSVNPGPIKTDFFEIADQSGNYVKNVERFMLNPDRVSEKIVGSMLTDRREINLPGWMNAGSSFYQLMPRLFEKVAGKALSRK; encoded by the coding sequence ATGAATGAAAAACTGAAAAACCGCTACGTAGTCGTAACAGGAGCGTCGGGTGGAATTGGCGAAAAAATGGCGGTGCTCGTGGCCAAGAGCGGCGGACATCCCATTTTACTTGCCAGAAGATCGGACCGTCTGGCTGCTGCTGCGGAACATATTACAAAAAACTACCATGTTTCGTGTCTTTACTATCAGCTGGATGTCAGTGATCTGAATGCTGTTCAGCAGACATTTGACCGGATGATGAGTGACATTCCGCAAATTGATATTCTCGTTAATAATGCCGGATTCGGTATTTTCAACACCGTTCTGGATGCTACTCTTGAGGAAATGAAATCAATGTTTGAAGTGAACGTCTTCGGCTTAATCGCATGCACAAAAATGGTGCTTCCTTCCATGAAGAAGCGAAACGATGGCCATATCATCAATATCGCTTCACAGGCAGGAAAGCTTGCCACGCCTAAATCAAGCTTGTATGCTGCTTCCAAGCATGCCGTACTCGGGTTTACAAACAGCCTGCGGATGGAGCTTTTAGAAACGAATATTCATGTCACTTCGGTTAATCCGGGGCCTATTAAAACAGACTTTTTCGAAATCGCGGACCAAAGCGGCAACTATGTAAAAAATGTGGAGCGTTTTATGCTGAATCCTGATAGGGTGTCAGAGAAGATTGTGGGCTCCATGCTCACTGACAGGCGTGAAATTAACTTGCCCGGCTGGATGAATGCGGGCAGCAGTTTTTATCAGCTTATGCCCCGTTTGTTTGAAAAAGTGGCGGGGAAGGCGTTATCAAGGAAATAA
- a CDS encoding YqzH family protein: MDEKWIYKMIQQSFQQYELEGSLSEKEAHELVAKVIEKKQEETEWFEIVEDVVYGYVTNQEL; encoded by the coding sequence ATGGACGAAAAGTGGATTTATAAAATGATTCAGCAATCCTTTCAGCAGTATGAGCTAGAGGGATCGCTTAGTGAAAAAGAAGCACATGAACTTGTTGCAAAAGTAATAGAAAAAAAGCAAGAAGAAACGGAATGGTTTGAAATAGTTGAGGATGTTGTGTATGGGTATGTGACGAATCAGGAGTTATAG
- a CDS encoding UV damage repair protein UvrX, which produces MIEDYSQFPKRKILCIDMKSFYASCAAVLYGLDPLTCHLAVVGDTKRQGSIVLAASPCLKKEFGIKTGSRLFEIPKDPRIHIVNAKMASFVRISTELTRLFHRYVPKDAIHTYSVDESFIQVDGVEGIWGDAWTIADKIRDDMEREFSLPCAIGIGPNMLLSKICLDLEAKKKGIAEWTYDDVKEKLWKVAPLREMWGIGSQVEKTLNRMGIFNVGQLARHPLEVLEKKFGIMGNQLYYHAWGVDLSEIGAPILQGQISFGKSQILMRDYPDPKEVKHVILEMCEEVARRARSHRKAGRTVSLGIGYSHDELGGGFHRSRTMRQPTNITMELYETCIALFDQFYANKTVRKISIALSNIEDDAEMQLDLFQPNREKEQILGYVMDSIRGKYGSNALLRAVSYTNAGTARHRAKLVGGHKA; this is translated from the coding sequence ATGATTGAGGATTACAGTCAATTTCCAAAACGAAAAATTCTGTGCATTGACATGAAAAGCTTTTATGCAAGCTGCGCAGCGGTCCTGTATGGACTCGATCCGCTGACATGCCATTTAGCTGTTGTCGGCGATACAAAGCGGCAGGGGAGCATTGTGCTTGCAGCTTCACCCTGTCTGAAAAAGGAATTTGGCATTAAAACCGGATCTCGTTTGTTCGAAATTCCAAAAGATCCCCGCATTCACATTGTAAATGCAAAGATGGCATCCTTTGTCCGGATCTCAACCGAACTTACGCGTCTGTTCCACCGGTACGTTCCAAAGGATGCCATCCATACGTACAGTGTGGACGAGAGCTTTATTCAAGTCGATGGAGTCGAGGGGATATGGGGAGATGCCTGGACCATTGCAGACAAAATCAGAGATGATATGGAACGCGAATTTTCCCTCCCGTGTGCGATTGGCATCGGTCCTAATATGCTGCTCTCTAAAATCTGCCTTGATTTGGAGGCGAAGAAAAAAGGAATTGCGGAATGGACGTACGATGATGTGAAGGAAAAGCTCTGGAAGGTCGCGCCGCTTCGGGAGATGTGGGGCATCGGCAGCCAGGTTGAAAAAACGCTGAACCGGATGGGAATCTTTAATGTGGGGCAGCTTGCGCGTCATCCGCTTGAGGTGCTGGAGAAGAAATTTGGCATTATGGGAAATCAGCTCTATTATCATGCTTGGGGCGTTGACCTGTCTGAAATTGGGGCACCGATTCTGCAGGGGCAGATCAGCTTCGGCAAAAGTCAGATCTTAATGCGGGACTATCCCGACCCAAAAGAAGTGAAGCATGTCATCCTTGAGATGTGCGAGGAGGTCGCAAGAAGAGCACGCAGCCACCGGAAAGCTGGGAGAACGGTCAGCCTTGGGATCGGCTATAGTCACGATGAACTTGGAGGCGGATTTCACCGCTCCCGGACGATGCGCCAGCCGACCAATATCACAATGGAGCTTTACGAAACATGCATCGCATTATTTGATCAATTTTATGCAAATAAAACCGTCCGTAAAATTTCAATTGCTCTGTCCAATATTGAAGATGATGCCGAAATGCAGCTGGATTTGTTTCAGCCTAACCGTGAAAAAGAACAGATCCTCGGTTATGTGATGGACTCCATTCGGGGGAAATACGGCTCAAATGCCCTGCTGCGCGCCGTTTCCTATACAAACGCCGGCACCGCGAGGCACCGCGCCAAGCTTGTCGGCGGACACAAAGCTTAA
- a CDS encoding YolD-like family protein codes for MIRDRGNIKWTSMMLPEHVKILRELEIEQGYAAKPAVDEQQLEHFNELISLAMEENRELAFTYYENHGFHVQEGYVHYVDPISGCIRIVNGEEARLDLPLNKITDIREK; via the coding sequence ATGATTCGGGATCGGGGCAATATCAAATGGACATCCATGATGCTGCCTGAGCATGTGAAAATTTTGCGGGAGCTCGAGATCGAACAGGGATATGCAGCAAAGCCTGCGGTGGATGAGCAGCAGCTGGAGCATTTCAATGAATTGATCAGTCTTGCCATGGAAGAAAACCGTGAGCTTGCTTTTACGTACTATGAAAATCATGGTTTTCATGTGCAGGAAGGATATGTGCATTATGTAGATCCAATCAGCGGATGCATTCGGATCGTGAATGGAGAAGAAGCCCGCTTGGATCTGCCATTGAACAAAATAACAGATATCCGCGAGAAATAG
- a CDS encoding CDGSH iron-sulfur domain-containing protein, whose product MDKAQIKVNNNGSLRVTGDVELVDAEGNVFQTKQSFSLCRCGLSKRMPFCDGSHKGMFQSVVRAE is encoded by the coding sequence ATGGATAAAGCTCAAATTAAAGTGAATAATAATGGATCTCTTCGTGTCACCGGTGATGTGGAATTAGTTGACGCAGAGGGCAACGTGTTTCAAACGAAACAAAGCTTTTCCCTATGCCGCTGCGGGTTATCAAAGAGGATGCCGTTTTGTGATGGATCTCATAAGGGTATGTTTCAGTCGGTTGTACGCGCTGAATAA
- a CDS encoding iron-sulfur cluster biosynthesis family protein, whose product MEIKWTDRAIKKISGNVQENSSKHIKLKYDTDGCGCVVSGVTALWLIDEKDSDDLEIETNAFPVLVEKSKMVFLDEKMTIDFNETANTYMLTCPSQFLNPRMSLTVK is encoded by the coding sequence ATGGAAATAAAATGGACAGATCGTGCAATCAAAAAAATTTCAGGGAACGTGCAGGAGAATTCAAGTAAGCACATCAAACTAAAATATGATACAGACGGCTGCGGCTGCGTTGTCAGCGGTGTTACGGCACTTTGGCTCATAGATGAAAAAGACAGTGATGATCTGGAAATCGAAACAAACGCATTTCCAGTTCTTGTTGAGAAATCTAAAATGGTTTTCTTAGATGAAAAAATGACCATCGATTTTAATGAAACAGCAAACACATACATGCTGACATGTCCTTCGCAATTCTTGAATCCCCGCATGAGCTTGACAGTAAAGTGA
- a CDS encoding DUF2552 family protein — MKDRLTSLKNIALNKTWVSFLNSNHPYTLLHWSIGGVYEDKKDVWLLQDEMTFEAKEFATIDEAIAYMGENMKEITDVLG; from the coding sequence ATGAAGGATCGCTTAACGTCACTAAAAAATATTGCATTGAATAAAACATGGGTTTCCTTTTTAAACAGCAATCATCCTTATACTCTGCTTCATTGGTCCATCGGCGGAGTATACGAGGATAAGAAAGATGTCTGGCTTCTGCAGGATGAAATGACCTTTGAGGCAAAAGAGTTTGCCACGATTGACGAAGCCATCGCCTATATGGGTGAAAACATGAAAGAAATAACAGATGTTCTTGGTTAA
- a CDS encoding alpha/beta hydrolase codes for MKKWLIGAGIVLSYIFIVGFFFTNQMMYMKKKTDKEIIDREKKDGHYDEKEYDSYNKIEVSIPSKFGYDIKGMLIAPHKTYSYVIICHGVTMNRYNSIKYMKLFLNRGMNVLIYDHRRHGETGGKTTSFGHYEKFDLQSVVHWLKDRVGDELHLGIHGESMGAVTTLLYAGLVEDGADYYIADCPFSDLQEQLLYRLKSDFRLPGYLVMPIARRFLKLRDGYSLQDVSPIAVIDRIHHPVLFIHSKDDDYIPAAMTQQLFDKKPGFKKIYFAEKGAHAMSYTENREEYERIIDEFFEELKKKRHTAKL; via the coding sequence ATGAAAAAATGGCTGATCGGAGCAGGCATTGTTCTCTCCTATATTTTTATCGTGGGATTCTTTTTTACCAATCAGATGATGTATATGAAAAAGAAGACGGATAAAGAAATTATTGACCGTGAAAAAAAGGACGGACATTACGATGAGAAGGAATATGATTCTTATAACAAAATTGAAGTTTCCATCCCTTCGAAATTCGGCTATGACATTAAAGGCATGCTCATCGCCCCTCATAAAACCTATTCATATGTGATTATTTGCCACGGAGTCACGATGAACCGGTATAATTCCATCAAGTACATGAAGCTCTTTTTAAACAGGGGGATGAACGTGCTGATTTATGATCACCGCCGACACGGGGAAACGGGCGGCAAAACGACGAGCTTTGGACATTATGAAAAATTTGACTTGCAGTCTGTTGTGCACTGGCTGAAAGATCGGGTTGGCGATGAACTGCATCTCGGTATTCACGGAGAATCAATGGGAGCTGTTACCACGCTGCTTTATGCAGGTCTGGTTGAAGACGGGGCTGATTATTATATTGCCGATTGCCCATTTTCTGATTTACAAGAGCAGCTGCTGTACCGCTTAAAATCTGATTTTCGTCTTCCCGGCTATTTAGTCATGCCGATAGCAAGACGGTTTCTTAAGCTGCGCGACGGCTATTCTCTGCAGGATGTCTCCCCCATTGCTGTAATTGACCGGATCCATCATCCTGTTTTATTTATTCACAGCAAGGACGACGATTACATACCAGCTGCGATGACACAGCAATTGTTTGATAAAAAGCCTGGCTTCAAAAAGATTTACTTTGCTGAAAAAGGCGCGCATGCTATGTCCTATACCGAAAACCGGGAAGAATATGAACGCATCATTGATGAGTTTTTTGAGGAATTGAAGAAAAAACGGCATACTGCCAAGCTATAA
- a CDS encoding DUF5316 domain-containing protein: protein MKALGNGIVTACIAGIISFAAKDLQLFFIMMSGVVLICFGISGLLTNVFLGGDRIRANYHSETKEHREARTNWAIQLFLLGLPSSAAAIVSAFILFI, encoded by the coding sequence ATGAAAGCATTGGGAAACGGAATTGTAACTGCATGTATAGCGGGTATCATCAGTTTTGCTGCAAAGGATCTTCAATTGTTTTTCATCATGATGTCCGGAGTTGTCCTCATTTGCTTCGGGATCTCCGGCCTGCTGACAAATGTATTTCTCGGCGGAGACCGTATAAGAGCTAATTATCATTCAGAAACAAAGGAGCACAGGGAAGCGAGAACAAACTGGGCCATCCAGCTGTTTTTATTAGGTTTGCCAAGCTCTGCTGCCGCCATTGTTTCCGCATTTATTCTCTTTATTTAA